The Candidatus Krumholzibacteriia bacterium genomic interval CGTCGACTGCGAGGTCGTCGGCGTCTAACCGGCCGTCACGACGCTCAGCGCATCTGCGCCTTCAGTGCACTCCAGCTCTGGGTTTCGTTCGACACCGGGCAGCTCACCAGGATCTGCCCGTCGTCCCACGAGGCACCGATCCCCTGGTTCTCGCTGTCGCGCAGCGTGGCGGCAACGCCCAGCAGTGGGCTGATCCCGTCGGTGGACTTGCCCTCGAAGCGAATCCGGGCCACCGCGCCGGGGCCGTCCACGGAACATCCCAGACCGGCGATGTCGATCTGGAGGACTCCCGGCGGCGTCGGGTCGGTGTAGAGGAAGGGGTCGCACGGGGCGTCGACGAACAGCTGGCCGGGGAACACGTCGACCAGGTCGAGCAGCGTGGGATCGTAGGTGAACTTCAGTGTGAGCCCCCGCAGGTCGGCGGCGCCGGCGTCGACGTAAATCTCCACGTCGAGCTGCTCGTCGCACTGGATTTCGCCGCTGTCGGGGACGAAGGACAGGACCGTCGCGGCCCGGGCCGAAACCGGCAGCAGAGTGAGCACGATCACGAGGGCGAACGCGGTCCGGTGCAGGGTGGTCTTCCAGGCCAAGGCGGTCTCCGCGAGCAAGGGGTGCGAGGATGGGGCCCGTGCCCCCGAGCGGATCGGGGACACGGGCCGTGGATCTCCGTCGTCGACGAAGTCTACTTCACGAGCATCAGTCGACGCGACTCGGTCACGTCGGGAGCGCTCATCCGCAGCAGGTA includes:
- a CDS encoding cohesin domain-containing protein, with the protein product MAWKTTLHRTAFALVIVLTLLPVSARAATVLSFVPDSGEIQCDEQLDVEIYVDAGAADLRGLTLKFTYDPTLLDLVDVFPGQLFVDAPCDPFLYTDPTPPGVLQIDIAGLGCSVDGPGAVARIRFEGKSTDGISPLLGVAATLRDSENQGIGASWDDGQILVSCPVSNETQSWSALKAQMR